In Amyelois transitella isolate CPQ chromosome 28, ilAmyTran1.1, whole genome shotgun sequence, the following are encoded in one genomic region:
- the LOC132903544 gene encoding ice-structuring protein 4-like, which yields MEPPPREGVGAGPPHPSPDTALTHTPPAAYATPTGVFHAPAAAVSAAAVAAALTAADAAAAVPAAAVSNTNTATTTTAAASNVTAAVTAAVTTTVTAATTTAAATAADTVAAAAAATSSAAAAAAATTYPIGWSTSRK from the coding sequence ATGGAGCCCCCCCCCCGGGAAGGGGTAGGTGCGGGTCCCCCGCACCCCTCCCCCGACACCGCCCTAACGCATACGCCACCAGCGGCGTATGCTACGCCGACGGGCGTTTTTcacgcgcccgccgccgccgtctCCGCCGCTGCTGTCGCCGCTGCGCTAACTGCCGCCGATGCCGCCGCCGCGGTCCCCGCCGCCGCAGTTTCGAACACCAACACGGCGACGACGACGACCGCAGCAGCATCTAATGTAACTGCCGCTGTCACCGCCGCCGTCACCACCACCGTCACCGCCGCCACCACCACCGCTGCCGCCACCGCGGCCGACACCGttgccgccgccgccgccgccactTCTTCCGCCGCCGCTGCCGCCGCCGCCACCACCTACCCAATTGGGTGGTCCACTTCAAGGAAATAA